One stretch of Caloenas nicobarica isolate bCalNic1 chromosome 2, bCalNic1.hap1, whole genome shotgun sequence DNA includes these proteins:
- the EN2 gene encoding homeobox protein engrailed-2, producing the protein MEEGGRSPREEAAEPQESGGDAEPGGGGRRGLLLPPGDPPHPHPHPHRITNFFIDNILRPEFGRRKEAGGPGGEPRRPGAESRRSPAAAPAPGAPLPGGGAGSPGRGEGGPAGLALHGAAKKGGDPAALEAALKARGLSGGDLSVSSDSDSSQASSNAGNQPMLWPAWVYCTRYSDRPSSGPRSRKPKKKNPNKEDKRPRTAFTAEQLQRLKAEFQTNRYLTEQRRQSLAQELGLNESQIKIWFQNKRAKIKKATGSKNSLAVHLMAQGLYNHSTTAKDGKSDSE; encoded by the exons ATGGAGGAGGGCGGCCGGAGCCCCCGGGAGGAGGCGGCCGAGCCGCAGGAGTCCGGCGGCGACGCggagcccggcggcggcgggcggcggggacTGCTGCTTCCCCCCGGCGACCCCCCGCACCCCCACCCTCACCCGCACCGCATCACCAACTTCTTCATCGACAACATCCTGCGGCCCGAGTTCGGGCGGAGGAAGGAagcgggcggccccggcggagAACCCCGGCGGCCCGGCGCGGAGagccgccgcagccccgccgcggcgcCGGCCCCCGGGGCTCCGctccccggcggcggggcgggctcgccgggccggggggagggcggccccgccgggctgGCCCTACACGGCGCCGCCAAGAAGGGGGGGGACCCCGCGGCGCTGGAGGCGGCCCTGAAAGCGCGGGGGTTGAGCGGCGGCGACCTGTCGGTGAGCTCGGACTCGGATAGCTCCCAGGCCAGCTCCAACGCCGGGAACCAGCCCATGCTCTGGCCCGCCTGGGTTTACTGCACGCGGTACTCGGACCGGCCCTCCTCAG GTCCCCGCTCCCGCAAACCAAAGAAGAAGAACCCCAACAAGGAGGACAAGCGGCCCCGCACCGCCTTCACCGCCGAGCAGCTGCAGAGACTCAAGGCCGAGTTCCAGACGAACCGGTACCTGACGGAGCAACGGCGGCAAAGCCTGGCCCAAGAGCTCGGGCTTAACGAGTCCCAGATTAAAATCTGGTTCCAGAATAAACGAGCCAAGATCAAGAAGGCGACGGGCAGCAAGAACTCCCTGGCAGTGCACCTCATGGCCCAGGGGCTCTACAACCACTCCACCACGGCGAAAGACGGCAAGTCGGACAGTGAATAG